A window from Dysidea avara chromosome 2, odDysAvar1.4, whole genome shotgun sequence encodes these proteins:
- the LOC136247627 gene encoding histidine decarboxylase-like, producing MSQDIPYGPDRKPWKETLHPAAINPDGTLMVTAPSQDPAKIYSYPDKEKVTPTFYQVPSMGFTADHTKTALDETSTYLNTQSDNHIGYQVAYGDASQQVAKDYLHAFLNNIGDPYVPGNYSIHTKWMERNVLDYYASLWNAKWPHDDEDPETYWGYVCTMGSSEGNLYAVWNGRDYLQGKFMMTDVTGRYPTTTYVQPKPKADKPNAFTPVTFYSEDSHYSFMKCLAVLDVTSFYRLGTELYPDDCPLGGDWPTEVPSEGGDSGPGSIDVEKLYILVEFFVSRGHPALILLNYGSTFKGAYDDVKRIGETLLPMLKKHGMDERWIEVNDPNKPDEPILVKRNGFWIHIDGALGSAYMPFMKMAFNQGRTKIQPPPDFDFKLPFVHSICTSGHKWPGAPWPLGIYMTRTGLQLQPPTNPGYIGSPDTTFAGCRNGLSSLVWWSFLSQYTYEAQIDRLLYSLDLVKYAYEELEKVQADIGEDLWINYTPLSLTIWFKKPNDDIIFKYSLSADSLVINGEQRGFVHIYLMANKTKANVDNLMQDLRAQGAFVEEKRDKKWIRRARRADVERHITDLHDGMIVGKDDKGLKKGVQPLYNWPLSGRGFK from the coding sequence ATGAGCCAAGATATTCCTTATGGGCCAGATCGAAAGCCATGGAAGGAGACCCTCCATCCTGCAGCAATTAATCCTGATGGCACGCTGATGGTAACTGCGCCGTCTCAAGACCCCGCCAAGATCTACTCTTACCCTGACAAAGAGAAAGTGACGCCAACTTTTTACCAGGTGCCATCTATGGGATTTACTGCTGACCACACTAAAACAGCTCTGGACGAAACCTCTACATACCTCAATACGCAATCAGATAATCATATCGGTTATCAAGTTGCCTATGGAGACGCCAGTCAGCAGGTTGCCAAAGATTACCTCCATGCATTTCTGAACAACATCGGAGATCCTTATGTGCCTGGAAATTATTCAATCCATACGAAATGGATGGAACGTAATGTTTTGGACTACTACGCGTCTTTATGGAATGCCAAGTGGCCACACGATGATGAGGATCCAGAAACCTACTGGGGATATGTGTGTACCATGGGATCAAGTGAAGGCAACCTCTATGCTGTTTGGAATGGCCGAGACTACCTACAGGGGAAGTTCATGATGACCGATGTGACTGGAAGATATCCCACCACCACATATGTCCAGCCAAAGCCTAAGGCCGACAAACCAAATGCCTTCACTCCTGTCACATTTTATTCTGAAGATTCCCACTACTCGTTCATGAAATGCTTGGCGGTGTTGGATGTGACGTCATTCTACAGGCTTGGAACTGAGCTGTATCCTGATGATTGTCCACTAGGTGGTGATTGGCCTACTGAAGTACCATCAGAAGGTGGGGATTCTGGACCTGGCAGCATTGACGTGGAGAAGCTGTACATTCTTGTGGAGTTCTTTGTTTCAAGGGGACATCCAGCATTAATACTGCTAAACTATGGGTCAACTTTCAAAGGGGCTTATGATGATGTGAAAAGAATAGGTGAGACTCTACTACCGATGCTGAAAAAACATGGAATGGATGAGCGATGGATTGAAGTAAACGATCCCAACAAACCAGATGAGCCTATATTGGTGAAAAGAAATGGCTTTTGGATACACATAGATGGAGCTTTAGGAAGTGCTTACATGCCTTTCATGAAAATGGCATTCAACCAGGGTCGTACCAAAATCCAGCCACCACCAGATTTTGATTTCAAATTGCCATTTGTCCACTCAATTTGTACCAGTGGTCACAAATGGCCAGGAGCTCCTTGGCCACTTGGAATATACATGACAAGGACAGGGCTTCAACTTCAACCTCCCACAAATCCAGGTTATATTGGCTCTCCCGATACCACCTTTGCTGGCTGTCGTAATGGTCTTTCATCATTAGTTTGGTGGTCATTTCTCAGTCAGTACACCTATGAGGCTCAGATTGACAGACTTCTCTATTCCCTGGACCTAGTGAAGTATGCCTATGAAGAACTGGAGAAAGTCCAGGCTGACATCGGGGAAGATCTTTGGATTAATTACACTCCACTCTCCCTGACTATATGGTTTAAGAAGCCCAATGACGATATCATCTTCAAATATTCCCTCTCTGCAGACAGCCTTGTCATTAATGGGGAACAACGTGGCTTTGTACACATTTACCTCATGGCTAATAAGACTAAGGCAAACGTTGATAATCTGATGCAGGACTTGAGAGCACAAGGTGCTTTTGTTGAAGAGAAGAGAGATAAGAAGTGGATACGACGTGCAAGGAGGGCTGATGTTGAGAGGCACATTACAGATCTCCATGATGGAATGATAGTGGGCAAAGATGATAAAGGTCTTAAGAAGGGCGTTCAGCCACTGTACAACTGGCCATTGTCTGGAAGAGGATTCAAGTGA
- the LOC136247623 gene encoding pyridoxal 5'-phosphate synthase subunit SNZERR-like, producing the protein MDDQTNTNKSVNGDGDAKLTGTFTLKAGLAQMLKGGIIMDVTDAAQAKIAEEAGACAVMALERVPADIRRDGGVARMSDPKKIKEIMAAVTIPVMAKVRIGHFVEAQILESLGVDFIDESEVLSPADGENHVDKHPFKIPFVCGARNLGEALRRISEGAAMIRTKGEAGTGNVVQAVKHARAIQQEIRIAQSMTNTELYGYAKKLGVDVELLRKTRELGRLPVVNFAAGGLATPADVGLLMQLGVDGVFVGSGIFKSANPKKRAAAMVQAVTHYNDPAILARVSEDLGDAMVGINCDDLTQKWEGRESTHKDAS; encoded by the exons ATGGATGACCAAACCAATACGAACA AGAGCGTCAACGGGGACGGCGATGCGAAACTGACAG GTACTTTCACGCTTAAAGCAGGCCTAGCTCAGATGTTAAAGGGAGGGATAATAATGGACGTGACCGACGCGGCACAAGCGAAGATCGCAGAAGAAGCCGGA GCGTGTGCAGTGATGGCATTAGAACGTGTACCAGCTGATATCAGAAGAGATGGTGGAGTTGCTAGGATGTCTGATCCCAAG AAAATCAAGGAGATAATGGCAGCAGTCACAATCCCTGTAATGGCTAAGGTTCGTATTGGACACTTTGTTGAGGCTCAGATCCTTGAAAGCCTAGGAGTAGATTTCATTGATGAGTCAGAAG TACTATCACCAGCTGATGGAGAAAATCATGTTGATAAACATCCCTTCAAAATTCCTTTTGTTTGTGGAGCACGTAACCTTGGTGAAGCATTACGTAGAATATCGGAAGGAGCAGCAATGATCAGGACTAAAGGAGAAGCTGGAACTG GTAATGTAGTGCAGGCTGTCAAACATGCTCGTGCCATTCAACAAGAAATTAGAATAGCTCAGTCCATGACTAACACTGAACTATATGGCTATGCTAAGAAACTGGGAGTTGATGTGGAACTGCTAAGGAAGACAAGAGAGTTGGGACGTCTACCTGTTGTTAACTTTGCTGCAGGTGGACTTG CGACACCTGCTGATGTAGGCTTACTGATGCAACTTGGAGTAGATGGAGTTTTTGTGGGGTCCGGCATATTCAAAAGTGCTAATCCTAAGAAAAGAGCAGCTGCAATGGTACAGGCAGTCACTCATTATAATGACCCTGCCATACTGGCTAGGGTTAGTGAAGACCTAGGAGATGCAATG GTTGGTATTAACTGTGATGACCTAACTCAGAAATGGGAAGGAAGGGAAAGTACCCACAAGGATGCCTCATGA
- the LOC136248224 gene encoding pyridoxal 5'-phosphate synthase subunit PdxT-like, producing MVISDVCWRYMSLRKLTERNLRLGVLAIQGAFIEHNEMLTRAVKQLGCEARVHIVDVREPDQLSDLTGLVIPGGESTTMNLFLRQNGFIGGLDITASRNSFGHQVDSFEAMLKLKIPWNLFMSTKKSPLNNPEVKVLTEMESEGRAVPVAVQQGKLMATCFHPELTTDSRWHCCFLEMCMHLV from the exons ATGGTGATTTCTG ATGTTTGCTGGAGATATATGTCATTAAGGAAACTGACCGAAAGGAATCTTCGTCTGGGTGTACTGGCAATACAAGGAGCATTCATAGAGCATAACGAGATGCTGACAAGAGCGGTTAAACAGCTCGGATGTGAAGCACGTGTCCACATCGTAGACGTCAGAGAACCTGATCAGCTGAGTGACTTGACTGGACTGGTCATTCCTGGTGGGGAGAGCACTACCATGAACTTGTTCCTGCGACAGAACGGGTTT ATAGGAGGTTTGGATATCACAGCATCCCGCAACTCCTTTGGACATCAAGTGGACAGTTTTGAGGCAATGCTGAAACTAAA AATACCATGGAATCTTTTTATGAGCACTAAAAAGTCTCCTTTGAATAATCCCGAAGTAAAAGTTTTGACTGAAATGGAGAGTGAGGGAAGAGCCGTACCAGTTGCTGTACAGCAAGGGAAGTTAATGGCAACTTGTTTTCACCCAGAGCTGACTACAGATTCAAGATGGCACTGCTGTTTCCTCGAAATGTGTATGCACCTTGTATGA